The genomic segment AGGCGCTGTAGCCGATGCCGGCCTGAGCGCCAGCGAGGAGCGTTCCTTCATAGGCCGGGGCGATCCCGAACGCGCGCGTCCGATCATCGGGACTGAAGATCCGCCAGTAGATCGGGCTCGAACTACGATTGATCAGGGGCATGTACTGTCTCCTCGAAGGTGGTTGTTACCCGGGCCGGGAAGGCAAGACCGAAATCCTGCTCACCGCTGGTGATCGCTTGATCGTCGTCGGCGGCGGCAGCCATGCAGCATCGAATCACGACCGCCCGCGGCGAACGCGGCGATGAGCCAGTGCACGCCAGCGGATGGGCAGCGCAGGTTACGGCGCCTGGCGAGCCGGGGAGCGGCTCCGGCCGGCGTGCAACGGGGGTGTCCGCAGCATTGGCTGGTCGTCGGGTTTGCGGCGTCAGGGAGCATTCGCTTTCATGGTTTCGAGATTGCGCACACATGCGGCCTTGCTTGCGTAAACCAGGTACTCGCTCTTCTCGTTCCTGCGACAGGCGAATGCGGGGTCGCGCAAGCCGAATGTACCATCCGCGTGATATTCGCATGAGCGAAAGCCTTTCAGGGCTGTCTCGCTGATCACGCTACATCTGGCCGTGCCCGGCCTCAGCCAGTCGAAACCGAATGAACCGGCTGGCGGTGCTGCGGGGGTCGCGATACAGGGGGTGAGTGCGCTGCTGGCAAGGAGGAGAACGGAGCGTCTGAGCATGTTGGATGCCTGCTGATTGGCAGGACGGCTGATCGAGCTGTGGCTAACCCGTCTTGTGGGTGCGATGAAGAAGCGGTCCGCTGCGATGCCAAGCCGGACGCAGCCGCCGAAGGCAGTCAAGGGCGACGCGCCCATATCGCCATGGGGCCTCGTCGCAAACGATGAACTCTCCCCCGACGAAACCGGCGGTCATCTTACGCCCGGCTCGCCATCGGAAGCAACGCTGGCGTGGCGCAAGCCTCGTCGCCGGCAGCAGCGGCGTGTTCGACTACCCGGGACGGGAGCCGGGGTGGGAGATGCAAAAAAAAGCGCGACTCGTGGGAGTCGCGCTAAATCCACACCAAAGGAGGACGGTGGAGGAGACAAGCCGAGTGGGAGGAAGATCCCGCTGCAAGTGTTACGTTGAGTGCATTATGGCTGCTCCGAGAGCAAAGGTCAACTATTTTTTGTGCGTTGCGGAATCTTTTTTTTCCGGGTTCGAGGGCGATCGCCGTGAATTGCAAAAGCCTTTTAATATTCATTATATTGACTCTCGTATCGGAGATGCCTTTCACTATGTGCAACGCTGCTCGTTTGCACGGCCGGCCTTTTTTTCACTGATCATGCTGCGCCGCAGCATGATGCGCCGGTGTGCGTGCAAACACTTGCGGCTAAAATCGGCAACCTGATCGAAGCGTTCTGCAGCCAAGGAGGAGCAAATGGAATGTACGGTGAAGTGGACCGGCAGCGGGATGTCCTTTCTCGCCGAGACGGGTAGCAATCATGCGTTGGTGATGGACGGTGCTCCCGAAGCGGGCGGGCGCAATCTGGCTCCGCGGCCGATGGAACTGCTGCTGGCCGGCACCGGCGGCTGTACAGCCTATGATGTGGTACTGATCCTGAAGAAGGGTCGCCAAGCCGTCTCTGGGTGCGAAGTCAGCCTGCGGGCGGAGCGGGCCGAGACCGAGCCACGCGTGTTCACGAGCATCCATTTCCACTTCCGCGTCAGTGGCAAGCAACTCAAGCCGGATGTCGTCGCGCGGGCGATCGAGCTGTCAAAGGAGAAATACTGCTCGGCGTCGATCATGCTTGGCAAGACGGCTGCCATCAGCCACGACTTCGAGATCATCGAAACCTAGACGTAGTAGGCGGTCCGCGTCATCGCCTTTGCCGCGAGCCGCATCGCCGCGATCGCCGGAGGCGGAAGCTCGCGAGCCCCGAGGCGCATTGCCGTTTCGGCATGCGCGATCTCGTCGCTTCGCATCTGGGCGACGATCGCTCGCGACCGCGTGTCCTGCTCGGGCAGTTCGCTGAGGTGGTGGTCCAGGTGCGCCTCGACCTGGCGCTCGGTTTCGGCGAGGAAGCCAAGACTCCAGTCATCTCCCAGCTTGCCGGCGACGACGCCGATCGCCAGTGCACCCAGATACCAGAGCGGGTTGAGCAGGCTCGTGCGGCTCCCCAGTTCAGCCAGGCGACGTTCGGTCCATGCCAGATGCTCGGTCTCTTCGCGCGCGGCCTCCTCGAGTGCCCGGCGAACGCCGTCCTCGCGCGACGTCAGAGACTGACCCTGATACAGCGCCTGCGCACAGATTTCGCCAACGTGGTTCACGCGCATCAGCGCTGCGGCATGGGCTTTCTCGGCTTCCGACATGACGGGCTCCGCCTCGCTGTTGCCCGGGATTTCCCGTACCGTCGAGGCCGGTGCGCACAGCGTGCGCAACGCCCTGTCGAACTCGATGATGAAGCGATCGCTGATCATGGTTGCCTCGGAGGTGCCGTTGCCTTCGAGGGTCGCGCCACCCGCTGCCGACGAGTGCCTCGCCTGCTGGCGGCAGCAGCGGGAAGTGGGCGAGAAGGCGCTGCCTGCAGCCGTGGTGCTGCGTGCTTCCGGCGGTCGATCATGGCCTGACGCGCAGCGTCGCGTGCCCGCCGCGCCGCAAGGTATCGAGCATCTGTTCGGGTGTCTGCTGCACGACCGTGATCGGACAGAAATACTCGGAGAAGAGAGCAGCATGATGCCGGTTGAGTGTGCTGTTGGTGATCCGCACCCAGCGATCGTTCCGTGCCCGGGCCCACGTCTCGTCGCTGCGGCCGAGCGCGTACAGGCGACGTTCGCCGGTCGCGCACTTCATTCCTTCGTAACTGACGTTGCGCGCCCCCGAGGGGCTGATGATGACCAGCGCGTAGCGGATGACGCCATCGCTGCCGACGCTGAGCGAGGCGCTGTCGATCAGGAACTGGTTGTTCGTCGTCGCGCTGACGGTGAAGGGCACCAGGTTTTCGCTTCGCGGAAAGGCCGGCAACTCGACTTCCGCTTCCGGAGCAGGCCTCTGCTCGCCATCGGGGTCGTAGCTTTCCGTCCGTCCCGCCGACGGCCAGGCCAGGACGACGGCCAGCAGCCAGCACGCGCGGGTGGCGACGAGGCGCAGCCGGATGGCGGCGCTACGGGCGCGAGCGGTCGTCGGCACCCTCATTCCTTGGCGGGCAGCCCGGTCGGCGGCGGCGAGCGGAACTGCGCCGCGGCGCGCTGAGCGCGGCGTGCATCGGCATTGAGGAAGCGGGCGAGCTCGTTGAGGGCCTGCTCGTAGACCCGGCGTTTGAACTCGATCACTGCGTCGAGCGAGACCCAGTAGCTGTTCCAGCGCCAGGCGTCGAACTCGGGGTGGTCGCAGGCACGCAGCGATACGTCGCAGTCGCGACCGACCAGGCGCAGCAGGAACCAGATCTGTTTCTGTCCGCGGTAACTGCCGCGCCACTCCCTCCTGACCCAGTGGGTGGGTACGTCGTAGCGCAACCAGTCCTTGGTCCGGCCGAGAACGAGTACGTGCTCCGGCAGCAGGCCGATCTCTTCATGGAGTTCCCGATACATGGCCTGCTCGGGCGTCTCACCCCGCTTGATGCCGCCCTGCGGGAACTGCCATGAATGTTCTCGTATCCGCTTGCCCCAGAAGACCTCGTTCCTGGCATTGCAAAGAATGATGCCGACGTTCGGGCGATAGCCTTCACGGTCAAGCATGTCCGACACCTGCCAATCAAATCGTTGAGAGCATTCTTCCACAATTCCCGTGGCTTGCAAAGCATCGCGGGAAGCGAAGGGAGTCTGCGGCCGTGTTCGCCGCGGTCAGCCCGCTGCGGCTTGTGTGCGCTGCGCGCCAAGCGGCCTGGTCGTTGCCCGCGGCGGGCAGCCAGCGCAACCATTTTGGCCATCCGTCCAGTAGAATCGCGGTTTCATTTCGTCTGCCGCCAATCCCGATGCGCACTTCACGGTTCTTTCTGTCAACGCTCAAGGAGGCGCCCGCTGACGCCGAGGTGGTGAGCCACAAGCTGATGCTGCGCGCCGGCATGATCAAACGGCTGGCGGGGGGCATCTACACCTGGATGCCGCTCGGCTTGCGCGTCGTGCGCAAGGTCGAGGCGATCGTCCGCGAAGAGATGGATCGCGCCGGTGCCATCGAGCTGTCGATGCCGGCCGTTCAACCGGGTGAGTTGTGGCAGGAGTCCGGGCGCTGGGAGAAGTACGGTCCCGAGCTTCTGCGCTGCAAGGATCGACACCAGCGGGATTTCGTCATCGGTCCGACGCACGAGGAGGTGATCACCGACGTCGTGCGTCGCGAGGTGAAGAGCTACCGACAACTGCCTCTCCACTTCTACCAGATCCAGGTCAAGTTCCGCGACGAGATCCGGCCCCGCTTCGGGGTCATGCGCGGGCGCGAGTTCCTGATGAAGGACGGTTACTCGTTTCACGCCAGCTTCGAGGACCTGCAGCGCGAGTACCGCAACATGTTCGCGACCTACACGCGCATCTTCGATCGCCTGGGTCTGAAGTTCCGCGCCGTCGCCGCCGACACCGGCTCGATTGGCGGTACCGGTTCGCACGAGTTCCACGTGCTTGCCGAATCGGGCGAGGACGCGCTGGCCTATTGTCCGCAATCCGATTACGCGGCCAACGTCGAACTGGCGGAGGCGCTGGCCCCGGCGGGCGACCGCCCGCCTGCCGGCAATCCGCTGCAGAAGGTGGCGACACCCGGTCGCACCCGCTGCGAGGACGTGGCCGATCTGCTGCGGGTCGCGCTGCACACGACGGTGAAGGCGATCGCAGTCGTCCTCGCCGGGAGCGAGACTGTCGCCGGTGGTTTTGCAATGATCCTGCTGCGCGGCGACCACAACCTGAACGAGCTGAAGGCGCAGAAGCTGCTCGGCGAATTCCGTTTCGCGCGCGACGACGAGATTCTGGCGGCGCTTGGCTGTCAACCCGGGTACATCGGTCCCGTCGGCATCAGCGGCATCGCCGTCCATGCCGACCGCAGCGTGGCAGCGATGGCTGACTTCGTCTGCGGCGCCAACGAGGCGGGGTATCACCTGACCGGAGTCAACTTCGCTCGCGACGTGCCGGAGCCGACGCAGGTCGGCGACCTGCGCAACGTTGTGGCCGGTGATCCGTCACCCGATGGCAAGGGTCGGCTGGAACTGTGTCGCGGCATCGAGGTCGGCCACATCTTCCAGTTGCGCAGAAAGTATGCCGAGGCGCTCAAGTGCAGCTTCCTCGACGAAGGGGGGCAGAGCCGCATCATGGAAATGGGTTGCTATGGCATTGGCGTCACCCGCATCGTCGGAGCCGCCATCGAGCAGGGGCACGACGAGCGTGGCATCGTCTTCCCGGCAGCGATCGCGCCCTTTGCCGTGTGCATCGTCCCGATGGGCTACGGCAAGAGTGCCACCGTCAGGGCGGCTGCCGATGCGCTCTACGCCGAACTGGTCGCTGCCGGTGTCGACGTGCTGCTCGATGACCGCAACGAAAGACCGGGGGTGATGTTCGCCGAAATGGAACTGATCGGCGTTCCGCATCGTGTCGTCGTCGGCGAGCGCGGTCTCGCCGAGGGCCGCTTCGAGTACAAGGGACGCCTCGACAGCGAGCCGCGGATGGTCGCCATGGCCGAGATCGGCCGCTTCCTGCAGGACCGCCTGTGCGCTGCCTGATCGCTCTCGTCGCTCTGCTGTTGCCGCTGGCGGTGCACGCCGGCGCGCAGAAGTATGAGCCACTGTCGGCGAGCGTGCGGGCAGCCCTCTCGCGCACGGTGTCCGATCGTGCGCCGCCACGCAGTTCATTCACCGATTCGACCGAGGCCATCGGCTGGCTGAGCGAGATGTCGCAGCGGCTCGAGAAACGGATTCCTGATCGCGATGCACGCCTGGACTTCCTGCGCGCCGTACATTACGAGGCGACGCGCGCCGGGCTCGACCCGCAACTGGTGCTTGGCCTGATTCAGGTCGAGAGCGGATTCAAGAAGTATGCCGTGTCGACTGCCGGCGCCCGCGGCTTCATGCAGGTGATGCCGTTCTGGGTCAAGCTCGTCGGTGGCAGCGAGGACAATCTCTTCCACCTGCGTACCAACCTGCGTTACGGTTGCACGATTCTGCGTCACTACCTCGACATCGAACGGGGTGACCTCTACCGGGCGCTCGGCCGCTACAACGGCAGCCTCGGCCAGCCACAGTACCCGAACATGGTGCGCGCCGCCTGGCAGACGCACTGGAATTACAGCAAACGCAACCTGGCGATGCGCTGACCCGCCATCCTGCCCCAGCTTCTGTTCCGTCAGCGCATTCCCGGCAGCATGCCCTTGAGGCCGCGCATCAGTTGCGCCATGCCGCCGCGCGAGAACTGCTTCATCATCTTCTGCGTCTGCTCGAACTGCTTCAGCAGACGGTTGAGCTCCTGCACCTGTACCCCGGCGCCGAGTGCGACGCGCCGCTTGCGCGAGGCCTTGAGCAACTCGGGGTGGCTGCGCTCGGCCGGCGTCATCGAGTTGATGATCCCCTCGATGCGTGCCACCGCCTTCTCCTCACCACCGGCGGGCAACTGACCGGCTGCCTGTGAGAACTGCGCCGGCAGTTTCTCGAGCATCGACGACAGCCCGCCCATCTTGCGCATCTGGCTGATCTGGTCCTTGAAATCATTTAGATCGAAGGTCTTGCCCGACTTCAGCTTGCGCGCGAACTCGATCGCCTTCTCTTCGTCGATACCCTTCTTGGCGTCCTCGATCAGCGA from the Accumulibacter sp. genome contains:
- a CDS encoding proline--tRNA ligase, yielding MRTSRFFLSTLKEAPADAEVVSHKLMLRAGMIKRLAGGIYTWMPLGLRVVRKVEAIVREEMDRAGAIELSMPAVQPGELWQESGRWEKYGPELLRCKDRHQRDFVIGPTHEEVITDVVRREVKSYRQLPLHFYQIQVKFRDEIRPRFGVMRGREFLMKDGYSFHASFEDLQREYRNMFATYTRIFDRLGLKFRAVAADTGSIGGTGSHEFHVLAESGEDALAYCPQSDYAANVELAEALAPAGDRPPAGNPLQKVATPGRTRCEDVADLLRVALHTTVKAIAVVLAGSETVAGGFAMILLRGDHNLNELKAQKLLGEFRFARDDEILAALGCQPGYIGPVGISGIAVHADRSVAAMADFVCGANEAGYHLTGVNFARDVPEPTQVGDLRNVVAGDPSPDGKGRLELCRGIEVGHIFQLRRKYAEALKCSFLDEGGQSRIMEMGCYGIGVTRIVGAAIEQGHDERGIVFPAAIAPFAVCIVPMGYGKSATVRAAADALYAELVAAGVDVLLDDRNERPGVMFAEMELIGVPHRVVVGERGLAEGRFEYKGRLDSEPRMVAMAEIGRFLQDRLCAA
- the coq7 gene encoding 2-polyprenyl-3-methyl-6-methoxy-1,4-benzoquinone monooxygenase; translated protein: MISDRFIIEFDRALRTLCAPASTVREIPGNSEAEPVMSEAEKAHAAALMRVNHVGEICAQALYQGQSLTSREDGVRRALEEAAREETEHLAWTERRLAELGSRTSLLNPLWYLGALAIGVVAGKLGDDWSLGFLAETERQVEAHLDHHLSELPEQDTRSRAIVAQMRSDEIAHAETAMRLGARELPPPAIAAMRLAAKAMTRTAYYV
- a CDS encoding RNA pyrophosphohydrolase, coding for MLDREGYRPNVGIILCNARNEVFWGKRIREHSWQFPQGGIKRGETPEQAMYRELHEEIGLLPEHVLVLGRTKDWLRYDVPTHWVRREWRGSYRGQKQIWFLLRLVGRDCDVSLRACDHPEFDAWRWNSYWVSLDAVIEFKRRVYEQALNELARFLNADARRAQRAAAQFRSPPPTGLPAKE
- a CDS encoding OsmC family protein; protein product: MECTVKWTGSGMSFLAETGSNHALVMDGAPEAGGRNLAPRPMELLLAGTGGCTAYDVVLILKKGRQAVSGCEVSLRAERAETEPRVFTSIHFHFRVSGKQLKPDVVARAIELSKEKYCSASIMLGKTAAISHDFEIIET
- a CDS encoding CNP1-like family protein, which codes for MRVPTTARARSAAIRLRLVATRACWLLAVVLAWPSAGRTESYDPDGEQRPAPEAEVELPAFPRSENLVPFTVSATTNNQFLIDSASLSVGSDGVIRYALVIISPSGARNVSYEGMKCATGERRLYALGRSDETWARARNDRWVRITNSTLNRHHAALFSEYFCPITVVQQTPEQMLDTLRRGGHATLRVRP
- a CDS encoding lytic transglycosylase domain-containing protein, coding for MRCLIALVALLLPLAVHAGAQKYEPLSASVRAALSRTVSDRAPPRSSFTDSTEAIGWLSEMSQRLEKRIPDRDARLDFLRAVHYEATRAGLDPQLVLGLIQVESGFKKYAVSTAGARGFMQVMPFWVKLVGGSEDNLFHLRTNLRYGCTILRHYLDIERGDLYRALGRYNGSLGQPQYPNMVRAAWQTHWNYSKRNLAMR